Proteins encoded within one genomic window of Tigriopus californicus strain San Diego chromosome 12, Tcal_SD_v2.1, whole genome shotgun sequence:
- the LOC131891327 gene encoding nuclear hormone receptor family member nhr-111-like, which produces MDQSTVGFEAKRSKICQICATVSENYHLNYGVPTCLSCRAFFRRTVQTKVESLECSKSGNCAMIPKSRKNCRKCRLERCYKAGMDPNLVMDEQAKRSRFRNVKSKKRLDSEQSGAEPVKNVASQSASIVPEHSAPPAWIHNEFENSGKPMESDE; this is translated from the coding sequence ATGGATCAATCCACCGTTGGTTTCGAGGCCAAGCGAAGCAAAATTTGTCAGATTTGCGCCACGGTCTCCGAGAATTATCATCTGAATTACGGCGTGCCCACCTGTTTGAGCTGTCGTGCATTCTTCCGGAGAACCGTTCAAACCAAAGTGGAGAGCTTGGAATGCTCCAAATCCGGCAATTGTGCCATGATCCCAAAGAGTCGGAAGAATTGCCGCAAATGCCGATTGGAGCGCTGCTATAAGGCGGGCATGGATCCGAATTTGGTGATGGATGAGCAAGCCAAGAGATCGCGGTTTCGGAACGTCAAGAGTAAGAAACGACTGGATTCAGAGCAATCAGGAGCAGAGCCTGTCAAGAATGTCGCTTCTCAATCCGCATCCATTGTTCCGGAGCACAGCGCTCCTCCCGCATGGATCCACAATGAGTTCGAAAACAGTGGCAAACCCATGGAGAGTGACGAGTAA